The proteins below come from a single Aegilops tauschii subsp. strangulata cultivar AL8/78 chromosome 6, Aet v6.0, whole genome shotgun sequence genomic window:
- the LOC109731429 gene encoding uncharacterized protein: MDPALHQAAVHGSVASLRRLVAERPGILGSKTPHGNTALHIAAELGHGGFAEEALGVDEKLLVSWNADGDTPLHLAARAGKVDVVELLISRASAWPEEEPQHSPAESARAGGPLHDQQHR, translated from the coding sequence ATGGACCCAGCCTTGCACCAGGCGGCGGTGCACGGGAGCGTCGCAAGCCTGAGGAGGCTGGTGGCCGAGCGCCCCGGCATCCTTGGTTCCAAGACGCCCCATGGGAACACTGCGCTGCACATCGCTGCCGAGCTCGGCCACGGCGGTTTCGCCGAGGAGGCCCTTGGTGTGGACGAGAAGCTACTCGTCAGCTGGAACGCTGACGGCGACACGCCGCTGCACCTGGCGGCCAGGGCGGGGAAGGTGGATGTGGTGGAGCTGCTCATCAGCCGCGCCAGCGCATGGCCTGAGGAGGAGCCGCAGCACTCCCCTGCAGAGAGCGCGCGGGCCGGGGGCCCTCTTCATGACCAACAACATCGGTGA